GTTCGGCGGCGAGTTCTTTCAAGATCTGTTCCGCGGTCAGCCCGGAGTCTTCCAGGATGCGGCGGATTTCGCCGCGCGCCTCCTCGATTTCAGGGCGATACGGCGCGATCAGGATGCTGGCCCCGAGCGGAATTACCCTCACGCGCTTCCCCTCGTTCAGGCGGCTGGATGTACGGATGGATTTCGGAATCGTCAACTGTCCGCGCTCGCGGATCTCGGCATCAACCGGCAGGATCCCACCCATGGGTGCGGCCTCCTTCCCGAATTATTTCTGAATTCAGAATATCACATCGCCGCGAAGGACGCTTGCAATCCGGGAAGAAGGCAAGTATTTTCAAGTAATATCCACCGTGTCGGGACGTAGCGCAGCCTGGTAGCGCATCTGCTTTGGGAGCAGAGGGTCGCTGGTTCGAATCCAGTCGTCCCGACCATCTTTTCCTCTTTCATGTAAGGCACTTATGGTTCCGCACCCTCTCCCTATGTTTCCCAAGGCTGTTTGACAAGAAGTGGCGGAGAGTATGCTAATGGTCAACATGGCCCCCGTCCTCTCCCACACCATCGAAATCCGCGTCCGGTTTGGCGAGACCGACCCGTACGGCGTGGCGTACTTCGCGGCGATCCTCGACTACTTCAAGCGCGGGATGGACGAATTCCTCCGCTCCCGCGGCATCTCCCCCGACAGCGTCTATCGGAACCGGAAGCGGAACTTCGGGTTCCCCGTGGTGGCGACCCAATGCCGCTATCGCGCCCCCATCCGGTTCGACGACCTCCTCACGTTGCGTACCCGCGTCGTGCGGGTCGAGGAAAACGGCGCCACCTTCGGCTTCTCCCTCTTCCGCCCGGAGGCGGGGAAGGACATTCTCGCCGCGGAAGGGAAGGTATCCTGCCGGGCCATCGACGCGACCTGGAAGACGATTCCGTTGCCACCTGAGCTGAAGGCGGTTCTCTTATAACAAGGACGAGACATGTGGCATGAACGGATCGGCTCCATCCTCCCCAACCGCTGGAAATTTCATTGGCGCTATTGGCGCCGGCAGACTCCTTGGGACACTCAAGTCACCCCGCCCGAGGTGATGGAATTCATCGCCCGGACCCCGCCCGGAAAAGCGCTGGACCTGGGATGCGGCACGGGGACCAATGCCATCGCCCTGGCCCGGCACGGGTGGCGGGTCACGGGCGTCGATTTCATACCCAAAGCCATTCTCGCCGCTCGCGCCAAGGCGGCCCGGGGCGGATTCCCGGTCGATTTTCTTGTGGCGAGCGTCACCGACCTTTCCGCCCTGTCCGGTCCTTTCGACTACGTTCTGGACATCGGCTGCCTGCATGCCCTGAAAGCGGAAGATCGGAAGCGATATGCCGTGAACCTGTCCCGATTGCTGCGGCCGCAGGCCTGGTACATGCTCTACGCCTGGCTGCCGAGGCCATGGGAAGGCGGGGTTGCCGGCATCTCCACCGAAGAGGTCGAATCCTTGCTGCGAGAGGATCTCTCCAACGTCCGGACGGCGATCGGAGAAGAGAACGGCAACCCCTCCGCGTGGTACTGGTTTCAGCGGCGTTGAGGGGGGCGAATTTCTGCGGATGTGTCCCTTTCGGGGGGAGCCGGTGACGCCTCCTTCGATGGGATGTCCCCTTTTTTGACCATGGGTCGGGCAATCTTCGAAATGAAGCATTTCCACTTTCAGTGGAGGCAATAGCCGAACGATGTTCGTCGAAGAATGCAAGGCGATCATTGCCGGACGGGAAGGTGTGTATTGGAATACACACTGGAGGTGCCTCATGGGACGGACGAACGTCGTACTGGATGACAAGCTCGTCGAGGAGGCGAAGAAACTCTCCGGGGAGAAGTCCTCGCGCGGGATCATCGATCTCGCGCTTCGGGAGTTCGTCTCCGGGAAGAAGCGCAAGGGAATCCTTGCCTGGGAAGGAAAATTCCGCTGGGAAGGCGACCTCGACCGGATGCGTCGTCCCCGGTGATCCTTCTGGTCGACACGAGCGTCTGGATCGGCTTCTTCGCGGGCCGCGACACACCGCAGACCCGGTTCTTCAAGGACGCCGTTCGAGAAGACGCCGACGTCGCCCTGACCGGGGTCATCCTCACGGAGATCCTGCAGGGAGTGCCTTCCGATTCCGGATTCGCCAGGCTCCGAAAAGATTTGTCTTCCTTCCGGATGCTGCACCCGGCGCCGGAGGACACGTATGTACGGGCGGATATCCGAATGCGCTCCGCTGAATACGGTTTCGGTGGAGTGATGAACATGTCGACCAATGGAAGTTGTTGAGAATCACCTTAAGGTTTGACGTCGATCCCGGACACGAAGGACGCGATGAACTCCGCGATCGCTTCTGGGTCGTTCAGGTCGAGGACGGGGACGTCCAGGGCGAGCGACTCGTCGCTGGCCACCGCCGCCAGGGCGGGATCGTTCCGTTCGCCGCGGCAGATGAGCTCGGGGTGGAACGCCTTCCGATGGACCTCGATCTTCGGGAGGGAGCTCCCCCGGAACCCTTCGACGAGGACGAGATCCATATCGCTGAAGTAGCGCTTGAGCAGTTCCTCGATCGGGGGGGAGGCGGCGTGCCGCTTCACCATCGCCAACTTTTCCGCCGAGGTGATCATCATCGTGTCGGCGCCGGCCGCTGTAAGCCGGTGGCTGTCCTTCCCCGGGTGGTCGATGTCGAACCGGTGCGCGTCGTGCTTCACCACCCCCACCCGCACCCCTTTACCCTTCAACGCCGGGATCAGCCGCTCCAGCAGGGTCGTCTTCCCCGCCCCCGAGTTTCCTACGACCGCGATGGCGTACGGTTTTTTCATCCTTCCTCCCGGAAGAGGTCCCCCCACACGGGATGGAATCCGACGAGATCTCCCGGGGCGAGGCGCGGGACGCCGGCGGGGATCTCGAAGACCCCTTCGGCCCGCAGGGCCGAGATGAAATCCCCGGAGCCGTTGGAGGGGAC
This window of the Deltaproteobacteria bacterium CG2_30_66_27 genome carries:
- a CDS encoding molybdopterin-guanine dinucleotide biosynthesis protein B, with the translated sequence MKKPYAIAVVGNSGAGKTTLLERLIPALKGKGVRVGVVKHDAHRFDIDHPGKDSHRLTAAGADTMMITSAEKLAMVKRHAASPPIEELLKRYFSDMDLVLVEGFRGSSLPKIEVHRKAFHPELICRGERNDPALAAVASDESLALDVPVLDLNDPEAIAEFIASFVSGIDVKP
- a CDS encoding DUF2191 domain-containing protein, which produces MGRTNVVLDDKLVEEAKKLSGEKSSRGIIDLALREFVSGKKRKGILAWEGKFRWEGDLDRMRRPR